Proteins encoded together in one Telopea speciosissima isolate NSW1024214 ecotype Mountain lineage chromosome 4, Tspe_v1, whole genome shotgun sequence window:
- the LOC122657598 gene encoding protein IRX15-LIKE-like: MKNTTNTNSNNTKLILLHSSLHKQVGAHRLWVLAFVSLFTFAFLLTLINTRNFITNSSSSSPFPGINGQTRLTTTVADVLLHYTANSNTTDKMTAAELKSIAEALSSCPSNPCNFLVFGLTHETFLWKALNHNGRTVFLDENEYKIAKLEEKHPGMEAYDVSYTTQVSQMKELIMSAREHIRKECRPVQNLLFSDCKLGINDLPNHLYEVAWDVILVDGPRGYNPSAPGRMSTIFTAGVLARSKKGGYSKTHVFVHDFNREVERVCSQEFLCGENMVESKDLLAHFVVERRNGYVSEFCRNPTSPLMSSVSTS, encoded by the coding sequence ATGAAGAACACCACCAATACCAACAGCAACAACACGAAACTCATCCTCCTCCATTCCTCGCTCCACAAGCAAGTAGGGGCTCACCGTCTATGGGTTCTTGCCTTCGTCTCCTTATTCACGTTCGCCTTCCTTCTTACCCTAATCAACACTAGGAATTTCATCACcaattcctcctcctcctccccttttCCTGGCATTAATGGCCAAACCCGGTTGACTACCACCGTCGCAGATGTCCTCCTCCACTACACCGCCAATTCCAACACCACCGACAAAATGACCGCCGCCGAGCTGAAATCCATCGCCGAAGCCCTCAGCAGTTGCCCCTCCAACCCCTGCAATTTCTTAGTTTTCGGGCTCACCCACGAAACCTTCCTCTGGAAAGCCTTGAATCACAATGGCCGTACTGTTTTCCTGGACGAGAACGAGTATAAAATCGCGAAATTAGAGGAGAAACACCCCGGCATGGAAGCGTACGACGTGTCTTACACAACCCAGGTGAGCCAGATGAAGGAACTGATCATGTCTGCAAGGGAGCATATTCGGAAGGAGTGTCGACCAGTCCAGAATCTGCTCTTCTCCGACTGCAAGCTTGGGATCAACGATCTCCCCAATCACTTGTACGAGGTGGCTTGGGATGTGATCTTGGTTGATGGGCCCAGAGGGTATAACCCGTCAGCGCCGGGGAGGATGTCGACGATCTTTACCGCCGGTGTTCTGGCGAGGAGCAAGAAGGGTGGGTATTCGAAGACCCATGTGTTCGTTCACGATTTCAATAGGGAGGTGGAGAGGGTTTGCAGTCAGGAGTTCCTTTGCGGAGAGAACATGGTGGAGTCCAAGGACCTGCTAGCCCATTTCGTAGTTGAGCGAAGGAATGGCTATGTCTCGGAATTCTGTCGCAACCCTACATCGCCATTGATGTCATCAGTATCAACATCATAA